A region of the Silene latifolia isolate original U9 population chromosome 9, ASM4854445v1, whole genome shotgun sequence genome:
aaattatatatatAACGTACATGTATTATACAAGATTAATACAAGTAATCTaccaaacaaaagaaaaacatgATTAAAACCACAAACTTAAAATTAAAGTGAAAACAAGTGACTAAAACCAAACTTTTCCATTGTCATCTCTCTTGCAAATTTCCTGCTTTTTCAAGACAAGCATATGATACACCCATTCTCAATTAACCCCACCATACCATAGACGTGGCCACCCATAGATTTCCTCCATTATATATCCCCTTCTCCCCTTCTCCCCTTCCCCCACTAAACCACTAACAACGCTCACATGCTTCACTCATTTTTGTCAAACACTACACTCATTAATCTCACTACACACAAAAACTCTCTACACTTTCAGCCATGGCGTTTTACCTCAGTCGCCGCCATCTAAACCACCAACCATCTCTCACAACCGAGGACAACTCCGGTGTACTTCATTGGCATTACGCCGAAATGGACGACAAAAACTTTCAAATTCACGGTCGTACATTATTCTACCTCTTCATACTCTTCTCAATTATCCTACTTGCCACCCTTCTTTTACTTTACGCACGTTGGTTTTTCCGATTTCGTCACCATCACGCTTCCGCTACCCACATATCACACTATAACGCGACCCACGCGCCACCCACGCGCTCCAAGGGGCTTGATATGTTGGTCATCAAGGCGATGCCGATTATTTTGCACCAAGGGAGTGCTGTTGAGAGGGAGGATGAGATGGAGTGTTGTATATGTCTTGGTGTTTTTGATGATGGTGATAAAGTTAAGGTGTTGAATGAATGTAACCATAGATTTCATTCCGATTGTGTTGACCGTTGGTTAATTGGTCAAGCTACTTGCCCTCTTTGTAGACTCTCCCTCAAACCTCCTCCTCCTTCCTCTGACTTACAACTTGCTCAAGTAGTGTGAGTTCATCCACTAAATATTTTTCGCttttttaatctttttttttaaaagataTATGGTCTTCGACCATAATATTAAATCTGAATCGTGACACTGCATTTTTCGACCGAGTTATAAAGGCTCTGAAGTCTATCTAGGTCATAATGTTAATTACTACCACAATTATGTCGAGATGAACGATATATTGTGGTAGTGACGACGG
Encoded here:
- the LOC141602040 gene encoding RING-H2 finger protein ATL66-like; this encodes MAFYLSRRHLNHQPSLTTEDNSGVLHWHYAEMDDKNFQIHGRTLFYLFILFSIILLATLLLLYARWFFRFRHHHASATHISHYNATHAPPTRSKGLDMLVIKAMPIILHQGSAVEREDEMECCICLGVFDDGDKVKVLNECNHRFHSDCVDRWLIGQATCPLCRLSLKPPPPSSDLQLAQVV